One part of the Pseudomonas sp. MYb118 genome encodes these proteins:
- a CDS encoding IS110 family transposase, producing the protein MISWVGIDISKSKLVVWVQPQNDGFDVPNSSEGFVELIQRLNRYEVGRVLLEATGGYERQSMVALQNAHFNVLRINPRRARAFAVAMGKNAKTDPIDAAVLAAFAEALHAPCDPVISPQREALRELIQLREHLVQQRDDNKRRLQQAQLPAVVGMIEEHIRYLQIQIRQLGKAINQSMRDLDAEKTERLIAVKGIGTVAAASLLVYLPELGELNRREIAALAGIAPYNDDSGNHSGKRQIYGGRARVRRALYMSCWVVIRHQADFKARYEALRERGKSAKVALIACMRILLIRLNAMLRDGTEWR; encoded by the coding sequence ATGATTTCCTGGGTTGGCATCGATATCTCCAAATCAAAGCTCGTTGTCTGGGTTCAACCACAGAACGACGGCTTTGATGTTCCAAACAGTTCTGAAGGCTTCGTTGAGCTGATCCAGCGCTTGAACCGTTACGAAGTTGGCCGGGTTCTGCTGGAAGCTACGGGCGGTTATGAGCGCCAGAGCATGGTCGCCTTGCAAAACGCGCACTTCAACGTGCTGAGGATCAATCCCCGGCGAGCCAGAGCCTTTGCTGTGGCAATGGGCAAAAATGCCAAGACCGATCCGATCGACGCCGCTGTCCTGGCCGCGTTCGCCGAAGCTCTGCATGCTCCCTGCGACCCAGTAATCTCGCCCCAGCGAGAGGCTCTACGCGAGCTGATTCAGCTACGCGAACACTTGGTTCAGCAGCGAGACGACAACAAGCGTCGGCTGCAACAAGCCCAGCTGCCAGCGGTTGTCGGCATGATCGAGGAACACATTCGCTATTTGCAGATACAGATCAGGCAACTCGGCAAGGCCATCAACCAAAGCATGCGCGACCTGGATGCAGAGAAAACCGAGCGGCTGATTGCTGTTAAAGGCATAGGCACAGTGGCTGCCGCCAGTTTGCTGGTTTACTTGCCCGAACTTGGTGAGCTGAATCGTCGGGAGATCGCGGCGTTGGCCGGCATCGCGCCATACAACGATGACAGCGGTAATCACAGCGGGAAGCGCCAGATTTACGGGGGACGAGCCCGAGTCCGCCGTGCACTCTACATGTCTTGCTGGGTCGTAATCCGCCACCAGGCAGACTTCAAGGCACGCTACGAGGCTTTACGCGAGCGAGGCAAGAGCGCGAAAGTCGCGCTCATCGCCTGCATGCGAATACTGCTGATTAGACTCAACGCCATGCTGCGAGACGGAACAGAGTGGCGGTGA
- a CDS encoding phosphate/phosphite/phosphonate ABC transporter substrate-binding protein yields the protein MTQQIAELLMYVAPQPIRQANERWLARILERLGVTRMDAEGLSLMQLWLSPQLLLTQTCGYPLMTALRGRVRVVGRPRYELPHASAGNHCSLLLSRADDSRRSLPEFLGSRGVINSEDSNSGMNLLRHRLAPLHREGQFFSTVGISTGHRESLRWLREGLADLAAIDSVTFAYLARHAEAEVAGLRVVECSALSPTLPFITTQTASDEQVERLRAVMNETLPEVAEILGLREVLPAGEGDYQVILDYQREAQEAGYRWVR from the coding sequence GTGACCCAACAGATCGCCGAGTTATTGATGTACGTCGCGCCGCAGCCCATCCGTCAGGCCAACGAGCGTTGGCTGGCAAGGATCCTCGAACGCCTGGGCGTCACCCGCATGGATGCCGAGGGCTTGTCGCTGATGCAGCTGTGGTTATCGCCGCAGCTGCTGCTGACGCAAACCTGTGGTTACCCGCTGATGACAGCGCTGCGTGGCCGGGTGCGGGTGGTTGGTCGACCCCGCTATGAGTTGCCGCACGCCAGTGCCGGTAATCATTGCAGCCTGCTGTTGAGCCGTGCCGATGATTCACGCCGCAGCTTGCCCGAGTTCCTTGGCAGCCGTGGCGTGATCAACAGTGAAGACTCCAACAGCGGCATGAACCTGCTGCGCCATCGTCTGGCGCCGCTGCACCGCGAGGGGCAATTCTTTTCCACCGTCGGCATCAGCACAGGCCACCGCGAAAGCCTGCGCTGGCTGCGCGAAGGCCTGGCCGACCTTGCCGCCATCGACAGCGTGACCTTCGCTTACCTGGCGCGGCATGCCGAGGCGGAGGTGGCGGGGTTGCGGGTGGTGGAGTGCAGTGCGTTGAGCCCGACGTTGCCGTTTATCACCACGCAGACGGCCAGTGATGAGCAGGTGGAGAGGTTGCGCGCGGTGATGAACGAGACATTGCCCGAGGTGGCTGAGATCCTTGGTTTACGCGAGGTGTTGCCGGCTGGCGAGGGGGACTATCAGGTGATTCTTGATTATCAGCGGGAGGCGCAGGAGGCGGGGTATAGGTGGGTGCGGTGA
- a CDS encoding fatty acid desaturase: MPHYFDSAHREEIETLRQRLTARTEWPTWLLLIGVYVGWFSLVLGSARLGVGWSTLLLIPLLVLWLSVQHELLHGHPTRWTALNKVLGYAPFAVWYPYTLYRDSHLLHHRDEDLTLPGIDPESRYLSVGQWQGSSWFERSLHWLNKTVLGRFLLGAPLALLALAREELQRLKNGERQAWSMWLSHGALTLLMLLFIARYSVLPVWHYLLLISVPALSIAMIRSYYEHRPHAQPEQRTVLNEAAWPWRWLFLNLNFHLVHHDLPSLPWYDLPRAYQARREQWLARSGGFLVRGYGQLWRENGIKAIDSPKHPFH, encoded by the coding sequence ATGCCCCATTACTTCGATAGCGCCCACCGAGAAGAAATCGAAACCCTGCGCCAGCGCCTCACCGCTCGTACCGAGTGGCCGACCTGGCTGCTGCTGATCGGCGTGTACGTTGGCTGGTTCAGCCTGGTGCTGGGCAGTGCCCGGTTGGGGGTGGGGTGGAGCACGCTGTTGCTGATCCCGCTGCTGGTGCTCTGGTTGTCGGTGCAGCACGAATTACTGCACGGCCACCCGACCCGCTGGACCGCGCTGAACAAGGTGCTGGGTTATGCGCCGTTCGCCGTCTGGTATCCGTACACCCTGTATCGCGACAGCCACCTGCTGCACCACCGCGACGAGGACCTGACGCTGCCCGGCATCGACCCGGAAAGCCGCTACCTGAGTGTCGGGCAGTGGCAGGGCAGTTCATGGTTCGAACGGAGCTTGCACTGGCTGAACAAGACCGTGCTCGGGCGCTTCCTGTTGGGGGCGCCGCTGGCCTTGCTGGCACTGGCGCGCGAGGAGCTGCAACGGCTGAAGAACGGTGAGCGCCAAGCCTGGTCGATGTGGCTCAGCCACGGTGCGCTGACCCTGTTGATGCTGCTGTTCATCGCCCGTTACAGCGTGTTGCCGGTTTGGCATTACCTGTTGCTGATCAGCGTGCCCGCGCTGTCGATTGCGATGATCCGCTCTTACTACGAGCACCGTCCCCATGCACAACCCGAACAGCGCACGGTGCTCAATGAGGCGGCCTGGCCGTGGCGCTGGCTGTTTCTGAACCTCAATTTCCACCTGGTGCACCACGACCTGCCGAGCCTGCCCTGGTACGACTTGCCGCGTGCCTACCAGGCCCGCCGCGAACAATGGCTGGCGCGCAGTGGCGGGTTCCTGGTGCGCGGTTATGGCCAACTATGGCGGGAGAATGGGATAAAGGCGATCGACAGCCCGAAACATCCATTTCACTGA
- a CDS encoding GNAT family N-acetyltransferase gives MPDTQYTLLDEPLWPLMNKFYRAHQSSMKAVRDARLWVARREEIVGALCLRPVAGGYWLTGLFVDPACRGQGVAAGLIDAAVQGLELPVWLYCHPDLRGFYEGCGFSFDPEMPYAMVERLSRYARSKPMIAMGREPQILP, from the coding sequence ATGCCTGACACCCAGTACACCTTGCTCGACGAGCCGTTATGGCCGCTGATGAACAAGTTCTACCGCGCCCACCAGTCGTCGATGAAGGCGGTGCGCGATGCGCGCCTGTGGGTCGCCCGCCGCGAGGAGATCGTCGGTGCGCTGTGCTTGCGACCGGTGGCGGGCGGGTATTGGCTGACAGGGCTGTTCGTCGACCCGGCGTGTCGCGGGCAAGGGGTGGCGGCGGGGTTGATCGACGCGGCGGTGCAGGGCCTGGAGCTGCCGGTGTGGCTGTATTGCCATCCGGATTTGCGCGGGTTTTATGAGGGGTGCGGGTTCAGCTTTGATCCAGAGATGCCTTACGCGATGGTCGAGCGGTTGAGCCGGTATGCGCGTAGCAAGCCGATGATTGCGATGGGGCGTGAGCCGCAGATCTTGCCGTGA